One segment of Castanea sativa cultivar Marrone di Chiusa Pesio chromosome 3, ASM4071231v1 DNA contains the following:
- the LOC142629560 gene encoding pectate lyase-like codes for MHTVAMTEVNKNCFLLFFFVSFVVIIPTLHANIAEYDDYWKQRAAQAEKDNHEAYNPDPEEVTNSFNTHVNKALDGANSTRRQLGKYKGPCVATNPIDRCWRCDPEWYKHRKRLTKCVLGFGHKTIGGKKGKYYVVTDSSDDDMVNPKPGTLRHAVIQKKPLWIVFARSMIIRLNQELIMTGHKTIDGRGANVRIAYGAGITLQFVKNVIIHNIHIHNIVAGSGGTIRDSVDHVGFRTPSDGDGISIFGSSKIWIDHVSMSNCQDGLIDAIMGSTAITISNCHFTHHNEVMLFGASDSFSGDKIMQITVAFNHFGRGLVQRMPRCRWGFVHVVNNDYTHWLMYAIGGSSSPTIISQGNRFIAPPNVAAKEVTKRDYAAQGVWQNWIWRSQGDLMMNGAFFVQSGAPLKTHGFSKKQLIKSKPGTYVRRLTRFSGTVSCRMGRPC; via the exons ATGCATACGGTAGCAATGACAGAAGTTAACAAAAATTGCTTTCtgctcttcttttttgtatCATTTGTTGTAATCATCCCAACCCTTCATGCCAACATTGCTGAATACGATGATTACTGGAAGCAAAGAGCTGCCCAAGCCGAAAAGGACAACCACGAAGCCTATAATCCTGATCCTGAGGAAGTCACAAATAGCTTCAACACTCATGTCAACAA AGCTTTGGATGGCGCCAACAGCACAAGAAGACAATTGGGAAAGTATAAAGGCCCATGCGTGGCCACCAATCCTATTGATCGATGCTGGAGGTGCGACCCCGAATGGTACAAACACCGCAAGAGGCTAACTAAATGTGTCCTTGGCTTTGGCCACAAGACTATTGGTGGAAAAAAGGGAAAGTACTATGTGGTCACAGATTCCTCAGACGATGACATGGTCAATCCCAAACCCGGGACTCTCAGACATGCTGTGATTCAAAAGAAGCCCCTCTGGATTGTGTTTGCACGCAGCATGATCATTAGGCTTAATCAGGAGCTAATCATGACTGGACACAAAACCATTGATGGTAGGGGAGCTAATGTTCGTATTGCTTATGGTGCTGGCATTACTCTCCAATTTGTCAAGAATGTGATCATCCATAACATCCATATCCATAACATTGTTGCTGGAAGTGGTGGAACTATAAGGGATAGTGTTGACCACGTTGGTTTTAGGACCCCTAGTGATGGTGATGGTATCTCTATCTTTGGCTCATCCAAAATCTGGATCGACCATGTTTCCATGTCTAATTGCCAAGATGGTCTCATTGATGCCATCATGGGTTCAACTGCTATTACCATCTCCAATTGCCATTTCACCCACCACAATGAG GTGATGTTGTTTGGTGCAAGCGATAGCTTCTCTGGCGACAAGATAATGCAAATTACAGTTGCCTTCAACCATTTTGGCCGGGGATTGGTGCAGCGGATGCCAAGGTGCCGATGGGGATTCGTCCATGTGGTTAACAATGATTACACTCACTGGCTCATGTATGCCATTGGTGGTAGCAGCAGTCCTACTATTATCAGTCAGGGTAATCGATTCATCGCTCCTCCAAACGTGGCTGCTAAAGAG GTGACCAAGAGGGACTATGCAGCACAGGGTGTCTGGCAGAATTGGATATGGAGATCACAGGGTGATCTGATGATGAATGGTGCATTCTTCGTTCAATCTGGGGCTCCACTTAAAACTCATGGTTTCTCAAAGAAGCAATTGATCAAGAGTAAACCTGGCACATATGTGAGAAGACTCACTCGCTTCTCGGGCACAGTAAGCTGCAGAATGGGCAGACCATGTTAA
- the LOC142629139 gene encoding uncharacterized protein LOC142629139, translated as MDKSWMTIGKTPDGRLSRPYIEGVNAFLNFARAVVDCSGSILCPCIHCVNCYRQSLQTVRMHLHHRGIMQSYINWYNHGEPRVLNENIHDNEMSDGDHMDGIDALVGDRIRGEPRNATEDEEVRNFDKLEEDAKRELYPGCTDYSILKFVIEMLNVKVMINLSNKGLDMMLELLTKVLPKGNLVPRSTYEAKKILRDLGMSYEHIDACKNDCALFWKENENIDKCPMCEAPRYKDTRAQGKKIPHKVLRYFPLTPRLRKLYMSSQRAKDMRWYIDKCEDDGIMRHPADSEEWKEFDLQHPDFALEPRNVRLGLTTDGFNSFGNMNNNYRAIFYVVIAYPGPHQPGNEIDIYLKPLVDELKELWEEGVETYVAYRKEHFQMRATLVWTIHDYPRIGNVSGWRTNGYHSCYTCNDEPYSEALESKIGFINHRVYLPMEHRWRHSRLHNGLSEKRKRSLELQVKKIQEQLDRMPNIILGKHPSNKKRQLIGEPNWSKNISESTYGTLLGIEGKSKDTDKGRIDLQNMNFRHTLHLKQRLDGSYDKPRAFFSLSPNKMDGFYDFLKSVKYPDGYAANISRPVNAKNGRLSGLKSHDCHVLLQRILLIGLRGFAHKDISLVLFELGSFF; from the exons atggataaaagttggatgaCAATTGGTAAGACACCGGATGGCAGATTAAGTCGTCCATATATTGAAGGGGTCAatgcatttcttaattttgcaaGAGCGGTTGTGGACTGTAGTGGTAGTATTCTGTGCCCGTGTATTCACTGTGTGAATTGCTATAGACAATCTCTTCAAACTGTGCGTATGCATTTACATCATCGTGGGATTATGCAATCTTACATTAATTGGTATAATCATGGAGAACCACGTGTATTAAACGAGAACATTCATGATAATGAAATGTCGGATGGTGATCATATGGATGGTATCGATGCCTTGGTAGGTGACCGAATTAGAGGGGAACCAAGAAATGCAACCGAAGATGAGGAAGTGCGTAATTTTGacaaacttgaggaagatgcaaAACGTGAGTTGTATCCGGGTTGCACTGATTATAGTATCTTGAAGTTTGTTATTGAGATGTTGAATGTAAAGGTAATGATCAACTTGAGTAATAAGGGACTTGATATGATGCTAGAATTGCTGACAAAAGTTTTACCGAAAGGTAACTTGGTTCCAAGGTCAACTTACGAAGCAAAGAAGATATTACGTGACTTGGGCATGTCATACGAGCATATAGATGCATGCAAAAATGATTGTGCactattttggaaggaaaatgaaaacattGATAAATGTCCGATGTGTGAGGCGCCTAGGTACAAGGATACACGTGCCCAAGGTAAGAAGATTCCTCATAAGGTATTGCGTTACTTCCCGTTGACCCCGAGACTGAGAAAGTTGTACATGTCAAGCCAAAGAGCTAAGGACATGAGATGGTATATAGACAAATGCGAGGACGATGGGATAATGAGGCATCCGGCTGATAGTGAGGAGTGGAAGGAGTTTGATTTGCAACATCCTGATTTTGCCCTCGAACCTCGCAATGTAAGGTTGGGGTTAACTACAGATGGATTTAACTCTTTTGGGAATATGAACAACAACTATA GAGCCATATTTTATGTTGTCATTGCTTATCCTGGTCCTCATCAACCGGGAAATGAGATTGATATTTACTTGAAACCATTGGTTGATGAGTTGAAGGAGTTATGGGAAGAAGGTGTAGAAACTTATGTTGCTTATAGAAAAGAGCATTTTCAGATGCGTGCAACTTTGGTGTGGACAATACATGACTATCCTAGAATTGGTAATGTGTCTGGGTGGAGGACAAATGGTTATCATTCTTGTTACACTTGCAACGATGAACCATATTCAGAAGctttggaaagtaaaattggaTTCATTAACCATCGAGTTTATTTGCCTATGGAACATCGTTGGAGACATAGTCGGTTGCATAATGGTTTATCGGAGAAACGGAAGAGATCTTTAGAGTTACAAGTGAAAAAGATACAAGAACAGCTAGATAGAatgccaaatataattttaggaaaacaTCCAAGTAACAAGAAGAGACAACTCATTGGAGAGCCAAATTGGTCAAAG AACATTAGTGAGAGTACTTATGGTACTTTGTTGGGCATTGAGGGGAAAAGCAAGGACACCGACAAGGGACGAATAGACttgcaaaatatgaactttaggCACACGTTGCATTTGAAACAACGTCTTGATGGATCATATGACAAGCCTCGagctttcttttcattaagcCCAAATAAAATGGATGGTTTTTATGACTTTTTGAAATCAGTCAAGTATCCGGATGGTTATGCAGCCAACATATCAAGGCCAGTGAATGcaaaaaatggtagattatCTGGTTTGAAAAGCCACGATTGTCATGTGCTACTACAACGAATTCTTCTAATTGGGTTGCGAGGATTTGCACATAAAGACATTAGTCTTGTATTGTTTGAGTTAGGTAGCTTCTTCTAA